The Falco peregrinus isolate bFalPer1 chromosome 12, bFalPer1.pri, whole genome shotgun sequence genome has a segment encoding these proteins:
- the P2RY1 gene encoding P2Y purinoceptor 1 — protein sequence MTEVLFSAALNGTEPNLLSSSSWSAGNTTTKCSLTKTGFQFYYLPTVYILVFITGFLGNSVAIWMFVFHMRPWSGISVYMFNLALADFLYVLTLPALIFYYFNKTDWIFGDIMCKLQRFIFHVNLYGSILFLTCISVHRYTGVVHPLKSLGRLKKKNAVYISTLVWVIVVAVISPILFYSGTGIRKNKTTTCYDTTADDYLRSYFVYSMCTTVFMFCIPFILILGCYGLIVKALIYKDLDNSPLRRKSIYLVIIVLTVFAVSYLPFHVMKTLNLRARVDFQTPQMCAFNDKVYATYQVTRGLASLNSCVDPILYFLAGDTFRRRLSRATRKSSRRSEHNVQSKSEEMTLNILSEYKQNGDTSL from the coding sequence ATGACTGAAGtcctcttctctgctgctttgaatGGAACTGAGCCCAACCTGTtatccagcagcagctggtctGCAGGAAACACCACCACCAAGTGTTCCCTGACCAAAACTGGCTTCCAGTTCTATTACCTGCCCACCGTCTACATTCTGGTCTTCATCACTGGGTTTTTGGGCAACAGTGTGGCCATCTGGATGTTTGTCTTCCACATGAGGCCTTGGAGCGGCATCTCGGTTTACATGTTCAACTTGGCGCTGGCTGATTTCTTGTATGTCTTGACTCTGCCCGCCCTCATCTTTTACTACTTCAATAAAACAGACTGGATCTTCGGAGATATCATGTGCAAGCTGCAGAGGTTCATCTTCCACGTGAACCTGTACGgcagtattttgtttctaaCATGCATAAGCGTGCACAGGTACACGGGAGTGGTGCACCCCTTGAAGTCGCTGGGGAGGCTGAAGAAGAAGAACGCAGTGTACATCAGCACCCTGGTCTGGGTCATTGTGGTGGCTGTGATTTCTCCAATACTCTTCTACTCGGGAACAGggataagaaaaaataaaaccacgACGTGCTATGACACAACAGCTGATGATTACCTGAGAAGTTACTTCGTTTACAGCATGTGCACCACGGTGTTTATGTTCTGCATCCCTTTCATACTGATTCTTGGTTGCTATGGGCTCATTGTGAAAGCTTTGATTTACAAAGATTTGGACAATTCTCCTCTCAGGAGAAAGTCGATTTACCTGGTTATTATTGTGTTGACAGTCTTTGCTGTGTCTTATCTTCCCTTCCATGTGATGAAGACCTTAAATCTAAGAGCCAGAGTGGATTTTCAGACTCCACAAATGTGTGCCTTCAATGATAAGGTTTATGCCACTTACCAAGTGACGAGGGGTCTGGCCAGCCTTAACAGCTGCGTCGACCCTATTCTTTACTTTCTGGCAGGTGACACCTTTCGAAGGCGGCTTTCCAGGGCTACCAGGAAATCGTCCAGAAGAAGTGAACACAACGTGCAGTCCAAAAGCGAGGAAATGACTCTCAATATTTTATCAGAGTATAAACAGAATGGAGATACCAGTTTgtga